A portion of the Caenorhabditis elegans chromosome III genome contains these proteins:
- the sas-7 gene encoding Spindle assembly abnormal protein 7 (Confirmed by transcript evidence) codes for MGEIPPTDSGYPTPRDEIPSTSRPNSPNNAQLYPLTSTPIRGNKSRSMKENFATFRNDLSIIESTGSDTIENDSHFVLDGVKSLLEASKELKKKDRANSLLRDQNESLRGENESLREENCSLREESRRMDLVDKENVIPVIPRLVFDEKPDLDPITVKSSEQIKKELLSFIKNDEDRTIMEAKMENMLISDSKPPAKVFTATATIQVDTEKMDANIQTDKDDHVNVVNANLQIEVDQLHSEIEVIGKKKSDLENRLFDYEKLKAQFEQDENKLRADLEKKLKTSQEKLVKYEGKIEELQSRLNKKRKELEEVQAENRKLLEDKNTHDFELDEAKVQGEHLEKQRKEAWEKVEQLQEMLGELEAELDRQKELKLQLEKDMEDLRKEHEGQMAELEKRLEKVSEKEKEAIEQLEKIQKENKTIVKENVYLSESKQVLLESEINLKNELDEMAVKLRNSQHQVAGLNEKISEEKRRRKKQDADVTRLDEQNQKLLREAQDSAELLEEVQKGKREIDHLRQQLAHQSSEAGSVGQLQQKLAESEHREYLLQLELERVMKMERDLDGRIEGYIRSEAAANNELERLRKDTAEQKEKLEAMEMEARSKDLELADLTRKLAKAREEHETFEINARNQFYAVTGQMHEDIESYKQRLLELEPYPGKIISGSFRDFPSQTDPSPATTDAWMQTDVEEQLMVSPEVSLVSEAPSSLQDSRRSSHLDEKLRRTIEKIGELLAEHESFQESLRDPEFHTAEAFRKISQLLKSILSGANSEEMLERIWTWLTLKTKALVEQQDEQMKKVQKAGEMLLSQLREKESDNEVLTKKSLEMEAAAEEFRTYYNDMLTENDELRHRIVQLDEIREVESSNSTKIEKGLREQLEQAQHELEKKKREYMWKLQQKDEFYEIMDRNVKETEKENKRLLRKRTEDKERMDDFMLNIRKAQEQWKYLRMRNCQRHTSMMNMLESVKKKKHESRDMNWLLQRFEDSIRKYGVAELTTEEILEPEGSRSSSSRTLSNH; via the exons ATGGGAGAAATTCCACCGACAGACAGTGGGTATCCGACGCCTCGAGATGAAATTCCATCCACG tcccGACCCAATTCGCCGAACAATGCACAGCTATACCCGTTGACATCGACGCCGATTCGCGGCAACAAAAGCCGATCGATGAAGGAAAATTTCGCGACTTTCCGAAACGATCTCTCGATCATCGAGTCGACGGGCTCCGACACAATTGAAAACGATTCGCATTTTGTTCTCG ACGGTGTTAAATCTCTACTGGAGGCGTCGAAAGAGCTCAAGAAAAAGGATCGGGCGAATTCGTTGCTCCGAGATCAAAATGAGTCTCTTCGCGGTGAAAACGAGTCACTTCGAGAGGAGAATTGCTCGCTGCGTGAGGAATCGAGAAGGATGGATTTGGTGGATAAAGAGAATGTCATTCCAGTGATCCCAAGGCTTGTGTTTGATGAGAAGCCCGATTTGGATCCGATTACAGTAAAATCCAgtgaacaaataaaaaaagagcTCTTgtcatttatcaaaaatgatgAAGATCGCACGATTATGGAGgctaaaatggaaaat ATGCTGATAAGCGACTCCAAACCACCTGCGAAAGTGTTCACGGCCACCGCGACCATCCAAGTGGACACTGAGAAGATGGACGCCAACATTCAGACTGATAAGGATGATCATGTCAATGTGGTCAACGCGAACTTGCAGATT gaagtgGATCAGCTACACTCGGAGATCGAGGTCATTGGCAAGAAGAAATCCGATCTGGAAAATCGCCTTTTCGATTATGAGAAGCTGAAAGCTCAGTTCGAGCAAGATGAGAACAAGCTGCGTGCAGATTTGGAGAAGAAGCTCAAGACTAGTCAGGAGAAGCTTGTGAAGTACGAAGGAAAGATCGAAGAGCTCCAGTCAAGGCTCAACAAGAAGCGTAAGGAACTGGAAGAGGTTCAAGCGGAGAATCGGAAGCTTCTGGAGGACAAGAATACGCACGATTTCGAGCTTGACGAGGCGAAAGTTCAGGGAGAGCACTTGGAGAAGCAGAGGAAGGAGGCTTGGGAGAAGGTGGAGCAGCTACAGGAGATGCTAGGAGAACTTGAAGCCGAGCTTGATCGACAGAAGGAGTTGAAACTGCAGCTGGAGAAAGACATGGAAGATTTGAGAAAGGAGCACGAGGGTCAGATGGCGGAGCTCGAGAAGCGTTTAGAAAAAGTTTCGGAAAAAGAGAAGGAGGCCATTGAGCAGTTGGAGAAGATACAGAAAGAAAATAAGACGATTGTGAAGGAGAACGTGTATCTGTCTGAGTCGAAGCAAGTGCTCCTTGAAAGTGAGATTAACCTGAAGAATGAGCTGGATGAGATGGCCGTGAAGCTTCGCAACTCTCAACATCAAGTCGCTGGGCTCAACGAGAAGATTTCGGAGGAGAAGAGGCGGAGGAAGAAGCAGGATGCGGATGTCACCAGGCTTGATGAGCAGAATCAGAAg ctcctCCGAGAAGCTCAAGACTCGGCGGAACTGCTTGAAGAAGTTCAGAAGGGAAAGCGAGAAATCGATCATCTCCGCCAACAGCTAGCTCATCAGTCGTCGGAAGCTGGCTCCGTTGGCCAGCTTCAGCAGAAGCTAGCTGAATCCGAGCACCGTGAGTACCTACTGCAGCTGGAATTGGAGCGAGTCATGAAGATGGAACGCGACCTGGATGGCAGAATCGAAGGATATATTCGATCAGAGGCGGCGGCGAACAATGAGCTCGAGAGGCTGAGAAAGGACACGGCTGAGCAGAAGGAGAAGCTCGAGGCTATGGAGATGGAAGCTCGTAGCAAGGATTTGGAGCTGGCTGATTTAACGCGGAAACTGGCGAAGGCGAGAGAGGAGCATGAGACGTTTGAAATCAATGCTCGGAATCAATTCTATGCAGTCACCGGTCAGATGCACGAGGATATCGAGAGCTACAAACAACGCTTGCTGGAGTTGGAACCTTATCCTGGAAAGATCATTTCAGGATCGTTCCGAGACTTTCCTTCGCAGACAGATCCTTCTCCTGCAACGACGGATGCCTGGATGCAAACGGATGTGGAAGAACAGCTCATGGTGAGCCCGGAAGTGTCACTGGTATCCGAAGCTCCCTCATCGCTCCAGGATTCCCGACGCTCGTCGCACCTAGATGAGAAACTTCGACGGactatcgaaaaaattggggagTTGCTCGCTGAGCATGAAAGCTTCCAGGAGAGCCTGCGCGATCCAGAGTTTCACACGGCAGAGGCTTTCCGCAAAATCTCTCAGCTTCTCAAGTCAATCCTATCTGGTGCCAATTCGGAAGAGATGCTTGAAAGGATTTGGACGTGGCTGACTCTAAAGACGAAGGCGCTGGTGGAGCAGCAAGATGAGCAGATGAAGAAGGTACAGAAGGCCGGCGAGATGCTGTTGAGCCAGTTGCGAGAGAAAGAGTCGGACAACGAGGTGCTTACGAAGAAGTCGTTGGAGATGGAGGCGGCAGCGGAAGAGTTTCGCACTTATTATAAC GATATGTTGACCGAAAACGATGAGCTCCGCCACCGGATTGTGCAGTTGGACGAAATTCGAGAGGTGGAATCCTCCAACAGCACGAAGATCGAGAAGGGACTCCGCGAGCAGCTGGAGCAAGCTCAGCACGAACTGGAAAA gaaaaagcGTGAATACATGTGGAAGCTTCAGCAGAAGGACGAGTTCTACGAGATTATGGATCGCAACGTGAAGGAGACGGAGAAGGAGAACAAGCGTCTGCTGCGGAAGCGAACGGAGGATAAGGAAAGGATGGATGATTTCATGCTGAACATCCGCAAAGCGCAGGAGCAATGGAAATATCTTCGTATGCGAAATTGCCAACGACACACTTCAATGATGAATATGCTGGAATctgtgaagaagaagaagcatgaATCACGGGATATGAACTGGCTTCTACAGCGTTTCGAGGATAGCATTAGAAAG TACGGCGTGGCAGAACTGACGACAGAAGAAATATTGGAGCCCGAAGGCAGCAGAAGCAGTAGCAGTAGAACCCTATCCAATCATTGA